Proteins encoded in a region of the Agromyces protaetiae genome:
- a CDS encoding carbohydrate ABC transporter permease encodes MTAIVRPRRVATRRRGTSARGWMGWLFIAPFGVVFLFAIVAPVCYAVYLSLFQDRLVGGTAFVGIDNFVYAFTDPQFHEAVGRILLFFAVQVPIMLGLSLFAALALDSASLRWAPLYRIMLFLPFAVPGVIAALMWGFLYGSRFGLVGNLNEFFGIALPDPLSGEWVLAAIANIATWSFLGYNMLVMYSALRTVPRELYESAAIDGAGRWRVIRSIKLPALRPAFAVCLVFSVIGSFQLFNQPNILRSLSPNTISSNFTPNMYAYSLSFAGQQHNYAAAIAIVMGLLTMIVAYAAQRVGRRDGSER; translated from the coding sequence GTGACGGCGATCGTCCGGCCCCGCCGGGTCGCCACCCGCCGCCGCGGCACCAGCGCACGCGGCTGGATGGGCTGGCTCTTCATCGCACCCTTCGGCGTCGTCTTCCTCTTCGCGATCGTCGCGCCGGTCTGCTACGCCGTCTACCTGAGCCTGTTCCAGGACCGGCTCGTCGGCGGCACCGCGTTCGTCGGCATCGACAACTTCGTCTACGCGTTCACCGACCCGCAGTTCCACGAGGCGGTCGGGCGGATCCTGCTGTTCTTCGCCGTACAGGTGCCCATCATGCTCGGGCTCTCGCTGTTCGCCGCGCTGGCGCTCGACAGCGCGAGCCTGCGCTGGGCGCCGCTCTACCGGATCATGCTGTTCCTGCCGTTCGCGGTGCCGGGCGTCATCGCGGCGCTCATGTGGGGCTTCCTCTACGGCAGCCGGTTCGGTCTCGTCGGCAACCTCAACGAGTTCTTCGGCATCGCGCTGCCGGATCCGCTCTCCGGCGAGTGGGTGCTCGCGGCGATCGCGAACATCGCGACCTGGAGCTTCCTCGGATACAACATGCTCGTCATGTACTCGGCATTGCGCACCGTGCCCCGGGAGCTCTACGAGTCGGCGGCGATCGACGGTGCAGGCCGCTGGCGGGTCATCCGCTCGATCAAATTGCCCGCCCTCCGCCCGGCCTTCGCGGTCTGCCTGGTCTTCTCGGTGATCGGCAGCTTCCAGCTGTTCAACCAGCCGAACATCCTGCGAAGCCTCAGCCCCAACACCATCTCCTCGAACTTCACCCCGAACATGTACGCCTACTCGCTGTCCTTCGCCGGCCAGCAGCACAACTACGCGGCCGCGATCGCGATCGTCATGGGCCTGCTGACGATGATCGTCGCCTATGCCGCGCAGCGAGTCGGCCGCCGCGATGGGAGCGAACGATGA
- a CDS encoding carbohydrate kinase family protein, which yields MADLEVLCVGSATHDTIAVTDRYPSEDSRVEARAIVTAGGGPAATAAVALARLGIAVGFAGVVGDDDTGRAVRRGLEAEGVDTRWLVGGGTHTGASVIVVSGDASRTIFTRPAPMPAPESIPVDAAPWIHVDQTGYPAVAAARSAGLRARISIDAGNPVPALALRDVALYAPTRSALLERYPGDVDRALDRAHADGAAAVVMTDGARGARYSGGGARGAVPAVEVDAVSTLGAGDVFHGALLAGIVGGGDLGSATALASWVAARSCLALDGRSAIPFRDDVHAEYSAQTHRERGDHAR from the coding sequence GTGGCTGACCTGGAAGTGCTCTGCGTCGGCTCGGCCACGCACGACACCATCGCCGTCACCGACCGGTATCCGTCCGAGGACAGCCGGGTCGAGGCGCGCGCGATCGTGACGGCCGGGGGCGGCCCCGCCGCCACCGCGGCCGTCGCGCTCGCGCGGCTCGGCATCGCCGTCGGCTTCGCCGGAGTCGTGGGCGACGACGACACCGGGCGGGCGGTGCGGCGTGGCCTCGAGGCCGAGGGCGTCGACACGCGCTGGCTCGTCGGCGGGGGCACCCACACGGGCGCCAGTGTCATCGTCGTGTCGGGCGATGCATCCCGAACCATCTTCACCAGACCGGCGCCGATGCCGGCCCCCGAATCGATCCCCGTCGACGCGGCGCCGTGGATCCACGTCGACCAGACCGGCTATCCGGCCGTCGCGGCGGCCCGCTCGGCGGGTCTGCGCGCCCGGATCAGCATCGACGCGGGCAATCCCGTCCCGGCACTCGCCCTGCGCGACGTCGCGCTGTACGCGCCGACGCGTTCGGCCCTGCTCGAGCGCTACCCGGGCGACGTCGACCGCGCGCTCGACCGCGCGCACGCCGACGGCGCCGCCGCGGTCGTCATGACCGACGGCGCGCGCGGCGCCCGGTACTCGGGCGGCGGAGCCCGAGGCGCCGTCCCGGCCGTCGAGGTCGACGCGGTCTCGACCCTCGGGGCCGGCGACGTGTTCCACGGCGCCCTGCTCGCCGGGATCGTCGGCGGCGGCGATCTGGGTTCGGCCACCGCGCTGGCGTCCTGGGTCGCGGCGCGCTCGTGCCTGGCGCTCGACGGCAGATCTGCGATCCCGTTCCGGGACGACGTCCACGCGGAGTACTCCGCCCAGACCCATCGTGAGAGAGGCGACCATGCCCGCTAG
- a CDS encoding DeoR/GlpR family DNA-binding transcription regulator, which translates to MSTPERFAYGSAAERRDRLARYVNEQGYCTIAELSSRLGVSEMTIRRDIARLVGEKQVRAFHGGVGSLAPGDLSGIEYVDRDRRRSDAKLAIAQHAVDSLPRGSVIGIDAGTTAAHIAASLPHDAALRVVTPSLPAITALAGNRGVELTGLGGLLHWESLSFAGETTLAMISELRLDVLFLAASGLDERGAYCGNGFDAVTKRALIEVADTVVLVADSSKFTASGMVRICDWEAIDVLISDDEISPESAAIVAAADVDLQRVAVAAEVQR; encoded by the coding sequence ATGAGCACGCCCGAGCGCTTCGCCTACGGCTCAGCGGCCGAACGCCGTGACCGGCTCGCGCGGTACGTCAACGAGCAGGGCTACTGCACCATCGCGGAGCTCTCCTCCCGGCTCGGCGTCTCGGAGATGACCATCCGCCGCGACATCGCCCGGCTGGTCGGCGAGAAGCAGGTCCGTGCGTTCCACGGCGGCGTCGGCTCCCTCGCGCCGGGCGACCTCTCCGGCATCGAGTACGTGGATCGCGACCGGCGGCGCTCCGACGCCAAGCTCGCCATCGCACAGCACGCCGTGGACTCGCTGCCGCGTGGCTCGGTGATCGGCATCGATGCCGGCACCACCGCCGCGCACATCGCCGCGAGCCTTCCCCACGACGCGGCACTCCGCGTCGTCACGCCGTCCCTGCCGGCGATCACGGCGCTCGCGGGCAACCGGGGCGTCGAGCTGACCGGACTCGGCGGCCTGCTGCACTGGGAGTCGCTGTCCTTCGCGGGTGAGACGACGCTCGCCATGATCTCGGAGCTGCGTCTCGACGTGCTGTTCCTCGCGGCCAGCGGCCTCGACGAGCGGGGCGCCTACTGCGGCAACGGGTTCGACGCGGTCACCAAACGCGCGCTGATCGAGGTCGCCGACACGGTGGTGCTCGTCGCCGACAGCTCCAAGTTCACCGCGTCCGGCATGGTGCGCATCTGCGACTGGGAGGCGATCGACGTGCTCATCTCCGACGACGAGATCTCGCCCGAGTCGGCCGCGATCGTCGCGGCCGCCGACGTCGACCTGCAGCGGGTCGCGGTCGCCGCCGAGGTGCAGCGATGA
- a CDS encoding tartrate dehydrogenase, with translation MSRSHRISVIAGDGIGLETVPAAIACLDVIADRHDLRLEWEELPWGTDHFRRHGRMMPTDGLERITGTDAIFLGAVGDPEIPDAETLWGLLIPIRREFDQYINLRPARSLPGVPSVLARDVPIDLVIVRENTEGEYSSVGGRQGSGDHEIAIQSAVFSRRGVARVAGFAARLARSRTGHLTSASKGNGIIHTMPFWDEVVAEAVDGVEVRTVLVDALAAALVLHPDRFDVIVASNLLGDILSDLASAVTGSIGVAPSANLNPERRLPSMFEPVHGTAPDIAGQGLANPTGQIWSGALMLEHLGHPEAAAHLTRAFEHALASGTRTRDLGGTATTSEFTAAVIAGIAATESERAA, from the coding sequence ATGAGCCGGTCGCACCGGATCAGCGTCATCGCCGGCGACGGCATCGGGCTCGAGACCGTGCCCGCCGCGATCGCCTGCCTCGACGTGATCGCCGACCGGCACGATCTCCGGCTCGAGTGGGAGGAACTGCCCTGGGGCACCGACCACTTCCGTCGCCACGGGCGCATGATGCCCACGGACGGACTCGAGCGGATCACGGGAACCGACGCCATCTTCCTGGGCGCCGTCGGCGACCCCGAGATCCCCGACGCCGAGACGCTCTGGGGGCTGCTCATCCCCATCCGTCGCGAGTTCGACCAGTACATCAACCTGCGGCCGGCCCGCTCGCTCCCCGGGGTGCCGAGCGTGCTCGCCCGCGACGTCCCGATCGACCTCGTCATCGTCCGCGAGAACACCGAGGGCGAGTACTCGTCGGTGGGCGGGCGACAGGGCTCGGGCGACCATGAGATCGCGATCCAGTCGGCGGTGTTCAGCCGGCGCGGAGTGGCCAGGGTCGCCGGGTTCGCCGCCCGGCTCGCGCGCAGCCGCACCGGGCATCTCACCTCGGCGAGCAAGGGCAACGGCATCATCCACACGATGCCGTTCTGGGACGAGGTCGTCGCCGAGGCGGTCGACGGGGTCGAGGTCCGGACCGTTCTGGTCGACGCGCTCGCCGCCGCGCTCGTGCTGCACCCCGATCGGTTCGACGTGATCGTCGCGTCCAACCTGCTCGGCGACATCCTCTCGGACCTCGCCAGCGCGGTCACCGGCTCGATCGGCGTCGCGCCGAGCGCCAACCTCAACCCCGAGCGGCGCCTGCCCTCGATGTTCGAACCGGTGCACGGCACCGCGCCCGACATCGCGGGCCAGGGCCTCGCCAACCCGACCGGGCAGATCTGGAGCGGCGCGCTGATGCTCGAGCATCTGGGGCATCCGGAGGCGGCGGCGCACCTCACGCGTGCCTTCGAGCACGCCCTCGCGTCCGGGACCCGGACCCGCGACCTCGGCGGCACGGCCACGACCAGCGAGTTCACGGCCGCGGTGATCGCGGGCATCGCCGCGACCGAGTCGGAGCGCGCGGCATGA
- a CDS encoding aldehyde dehydrogenase family protein, producing MTGQGLFIGGRWEQTDASRPTFDRWTGEPTGHVAVASAADAVRAVDAAAAAMRTAFPVADRARVLAETARLVETRSEALAQLITAEVGKPITASRAEVGRAAETLRTCAEEARRLPSETVPLDAVPAGEGTFAFTIPTPMGVVAAITPFNFPLNLLLHKVGPAIAAGCAVVVKPSDHAPRTAGFVADLLHEAGLPAGWIGIVTGPPAEIVDALQSDDRVEVVTFTGSSEVGWRLKESAPKKHHVLELGSNTALVVAADADLARAARAATDAALGNSGQACVSLQRVYVERPAADAFIDALAAAVAASPVGDPRDERTVVGPLITGTAVDRLSEWIADATADGARLVTGGGRDGDVLAPTVLADVAAQSPLVCEEAFGPVVSVVPVDDLAAALDAVNASRYALNTAIYTSDLATAMWFAREAEAGSVLVNMPPSFRADHMPYGGVKDSGQGREGVKYAIDALVRQRLVVLHP from the coding sequence ATGACCGGACAGGGCCTGTTCATCGGCGGACGCTGGGAACAGACGGATGCCTCGCGCCCGACGTTCGACCGCTGGACCGGCGAGCCGACCGGCCACGTCGCCGTCGCGTCCGCGGCCGACGCCGTCCGCGCCGTCGACGCGGCGGCGGCCGCGATGCGCACCGCGTTCCCCGTCGCCGACCGGGCACGCGTGCTCGCCGAGACCGCGCGGCTCGTCGAGACCCGCTCCGAAGCCCTCGCGCAGCTGATCACCGCCGAGGTCGGCAAGCCCATCACCGCGTCTCGCGCGGAGGTCGGCCGGGCGGCCGAGACGCTTCGCACCTGCGCGGAGGAGGCGCGCCGACTGCCGTCGGAGACGGTGCCGCTCGACGCGGTGCCGGCCGGCGAGGGGACGTTCGCGTTCACGATCCCGACACCCATGGGCGTGGTCGCCGCGATCACGCCGTTCAACTTCCCGCTCAACCTCCTCCTGCACAAGGTGGGCCCCGCGATCGCCGCCGGCTGCGCGGTGGTCGTGAAGCCCTCGGACCACGCCCCGCGCACGGCCGGGTTCGTCGCCGACCTCCTGCACGAAGCCGGCCTGCCCGCGGGCTGGATCGGCATCGTGACGGGGCCGCCGGCCGAGATCGTCGACGCGCTGCAATCCGACGACCGGGTGGAGGTCGTGACCTTCACGGGCTCGTCCGAGGTCGGCTGGCGCCTCAAGGAGTCCGCGCCCAAGAAGCACCACGTGCTCGAGCTCGGCTCGAACACGGCCCTCGTCGTCGCCGCGGACGCGGATCTGGCGCGAGCGGCACGCGCCGCCACGGATGCCGCACTCGGCAACTCGGGACAGGCCTGTGTCTCCTTGCAGCGCGTCTACGTCGAGCGACCGGCCGCCGACGCGTTCATCGACGCGCTCGCCGCGGCCGTCGCGGCGTCCCCAGTCGGAGACCCCCGCGATGAGCGGACCGTCGTCGGCCCGCTGATCACGGGCACCGCGGTCGACCGGCTCTCCGAGTGGATCGCCGACGCCACCGCCGACGGCGCGAGGCTCGTGACCGGCGGCGGGCGCGACGGCGACGTGCTCGCCCCGACCGTGCTCGCCGACGTCGCCGCGCAGAGTCCGCTGGTCTGCGAAGAGGCGTTCGGTCCCGTCGTGAGCGTGGTGCCCGTCGACGACCTCGCCGCGGCGCTCGACGCGGTCAACGCCTCGCGCTACGCCCTCAACACCGCGATCTACACGTCGGACCTCGCGACCGCGATGTGGTTCGCACGCGAGGCCGAGGCCGGCTCCGTGCTCGTCAACATGCCGCCCTCGTTCCGCGCCGACCACATGCCGTACGGCGGGGTCAAGGACTCGGGCCAGGGCCGCGAGGGCGTCAAGTACGCGATCGACGCGCTCGTCCGCCAGCGCCTCGTCGTCCTCCACCCCTGA
- a CDS encoding SDR family NAD(P)-dependent oxidoreductase, translating to MLIDLTDRVVIVTGGAQGIGRDLVLRLAHEGAHVVAVDRNPTTLDALAADLEGAPASLRLQADVTSKEDMERVVAETVEAFGRVDVLVNNAGVGATAPTDLLDEAAWRRCLDVNVTGVFLASQAVIPVMKAQRSGRIINAASFAAIIPSVAHAAYGASKAAVAHFGRALAGELGPWGITVNSYAPGMVPTSLNGFTERSQADQDRLLSTLTLRRWGSTEDIGNLVCFLASEQAGYITGQLIDVSGGKFATQVPSVAYEYEASGDPATIL from the coding sequence ATGCTCATCGATCTCACCGACCGCGTCGTCATCGTCACCGGCGGCGCCCAGGGCATCGGGCGCGATCTCGTGCTGCGCCTGGCGCACGAGGGCGCCCATGTCGTCGCCGTGGACCGCAATCCCACGACGCTCGACGCGCTCGCCGCCGACCTCGAGGGCGCGCCGGCATCGCTCCGCCTGCAGGCCGACGTCACCTCGAAGGAGGACATGGAACGGGTCGTCGCCGAGACCGTCGAGGCGTTCGGGCGCGTGGACGTGCTCGTCAACAACGCCGGCGTCGGTGCGACGGCCCCGACCGACCTGCTCGACGAGGCCGCGTGGCGCCGCTGCCTCGACGTCAACGTCACGGGCGTGTTCCTCGCCTCGCAGGCGGTCATCCCGGTGATGAAGGCGCAGCGGTCGGGCCGGATCATCAACGCGGCCTCGTTCGCGGCCATCATCCCGAGCGTCGCGCACGCCGCCTACGGGGCATCCAAGGCGGCCGTCGCGCACTTCGGGCGCGCGCTCGCCGGCGAGCTCGGGCCGTGGGGGATCACGGTGAACTCCTACGCCCCCGGCATGGTGCCGACGAGCCTCAACGGCTTCACCGAGCGATCGCAGGCCGATCAGGATCGGCTGCTCTCGACGCTCACCCTGCGCCGGTGGGGATCGACGGAGGACATCGGGAATCTCGTGTGCTTCCTCGCCTCGGAGCAGGCCGGCTACATCACGGGTCAGCTCATCGACGTCAGCGGCGGCAAGTTCGCCACCCAGGTCCCGTCCGTCGCGTACGAGTACGAGGCGAGCGGCGACCCGGCCACCATCCTCTGA
- a CDS encoding glycoside hydrolase family 2 protein: protein MTTMTETIRQVIDDGWLFGGEIPLPGPEDGLFPEVVEAFADPRRDVSGWASVTLPHVVCDLSWRSWDPAAWEKVWAYRRPLELEAREGERVFVEFDGAMTNATVSLDGVPLGEHRGGYLPFRFEITDAVRAGRASVLAVALDARFNVNVPPNLPAPALSSSIDYLQPGGIHRSVSILRTPSAFVAELALTHGDVLDPGRRRTEAVVTIDAGGPLDDRAEVVVRVLELDGREIARASAPAAAEVALTITGLDAIELWDLDAPRLYRVVAELRVDGSTVHTLSRRTGYREARFETDGFFLNGTRRYLMGVNRHGYFPFGGFAMPDRVHRRDAEIIKNELNCQMVRCSHYPQTASFLDACDELGLVVWEESPGWQYVGDDTWQDAAVDDITAMIARDRHRPSIVVWGARLNETADRPEFYARTEALVKELDPSRATSGTMFGDYARRQVFQHDVFSYDDYTTRVDETGERIPVLLDPVPGKPYLVSEAISTRSSPTTFYLRNDGALVQQHQALDYAVGHDHARGDERFSGLLAWVGFDYEANMGNHHRGIKTSGLGDVFRVLKPGAAIYRSQIDPRVRPVIAPAFTWDPPEFGQANAFGGRPEGRLWGPGERAMICSNLDRLEVRLGGRTVASAEPDRERFPHLEHAPTFVDLRLGEEDVPDLEIDGYLGGELVLTHRVSGTRAADTLALTPDDEAIVEGNDATRVVVAVQDRHGVARGRTNAIVELRLEGPAELVGDPRIDLAETGAVAAVWVRSTPGATGRAILTATADGFGAETAIIDILPAR, encoded by the coding sequence ATGACGACGATGACGGAGACGATCCGCCAGGTGATCGACGACGGGTGGCTGTTCGGTGGTGAGATCCCGTTGCCCGGTCCCGAGGACGGGCTCTTCCCCGAGGTGGTCGAGGCGTTCGCCGATCCGCGACGGGATGTCTCGGGCTGGGCGTCCGTCACGCTTCCGCATGTCGTCTGCGACCTGTCGTGGCGCTCGTGGGACCCCGCCGCCTGGGAGAAGGTGTGGGCCTACCGCAGGCCGCTCGAGCTCGAAGCTCGCGAGGGTGAGCGGGTGTTCGTGGAGTTCGACGGCGCCATGACGAACGCGACCGTCTCACTCGACGGGGTTCCGCTCGGCGAGCACCGCGGCGGGTATCTGCCCTTCCGGTTCGAGATCACCGACGCGGTCCGTGCGGGCCGCGCCTCGGTGCTCGCGGTCGCGCTCGACGCGCGCTTCAACGTCAACGTGCCACCCAACCTGCCGGCGCCCGCGCTCAGCTCATCGATCGACTATCTCCAGCCGGGAGGCATCCACCGGTCCGTCTCGATCCTGCGCACGCCGTCCGCCTTCGTCGCCGAGCTCGCGCTCACGCATGGCGACGTCCTCGATCCCGGGCGCCGTCGGACCGAGGCCGTGGTCACGATCGACGCCGGCGGTCCGCTCGACGACCGTGCCGAGGTCGTGGTGCGCGTGCTCGAGCTCGACGGCCGCGAGATCGCCCGCGCGAGCGCGCCGGCGGCCGCCGAGGTCGCGCTGACGATCACGGGGCTCGACGCGATCGAGCTCTGGGACCTCGACGCGCCGCGGCTGTACCGCGTCGTCGCGGAGCTGCGGGTCGACGGCAGCACCGTGCACACGCTGTCGCGCCGGACCGGCTACCGCGAGGCCCGCTTCGAGACGGACGGGTTCTTCCTCAACGGCACCAGGCGGTACCTCATGGGCGTGAACCGGCACGGGTACTTCCCGTTCGGCGGATTCGCGATGCCCGACCGCGTGCACCGCCGCGACGCCGAGATCATCAAGAACGAGCTGAACTGTCAGATGGTCAGGTGCTCGCACTACCCGCAGACCGCGTCGTTCCTCGACGCCTGCGACGAGCTCGGGCTCGTCGTCTGGGAGGAGTCGCCCGGGTGGCAATACGTCGGAGACGACACGTGGCAGGACGCCGCAGTCGACGACATCACGGCGATGATCGCCCGCGACCGGCACCGGCCCTCGATCGTGGTGTGGGGCGCTCGGCTCAACGAGACCGCCGATCGCCCCGAGTTCTACGCACGCACCGAGGCGCTCGTGAAGGAGCTCGACCCGTCGCGCGCCACGAGCGGCACCATGTTCGGCGACTACGCGCGCCGGCAGGTCTTCCAGCACGACGTGTTCTCCTACGACGACTACACGACGAGGGTCGACGAGACCGGGGAGCGGATCCCGGTGTTGCTCGATCCGGTGCCCGGCAAGCCCTACCTCGTGAGCGAGGCGATCTCGACGCGGAGCAGCCCGACGACCTTCTACCTCCGCAACGACGGCGCACTCGTACAGCAGCACCAGGCCCTCGACTACGCCGTGGGGCACGATCACGCCCGTGGCGACGAGCGGTTCAGCGGGCTGCTCGCCTGGGTCGGGTTCGACTACGAGGCCAACATGGGCAACCATCATCGCGGCATCAAGACCTCGGGCCTCGGCGACGTCTTCCGGGTGCTCAAGCCCGGCGCGGCGATCTACCGGTCGCAGATCGACCCGCGGGTGCGCCCGGTCATCGCGCCCGCGTTCACCTGGGATCCGCCGGAGTTCGGCCAGGCGAACGCGTTCGGCGGCCGTCCGGAGGGCCGCCTCTGGGGCCCGGGCGAGCGCGCGATGATCTGCTCGAATCTCGACCGGCTGGAGGTTCGGCTGGGTGGCCGCACCGTCGCCTCGGCCGAGCCGGACCGCGAGCGGTTCCCGCACCTCGAGCACGCGCCGACCTTCGTCGACCTGCGGCTCGGGGAGGAGGACGTGCCGGACCTCGAGATCGACGGATACCTCGGCGGCGAGCTCGTTCTGACGCACCGGGTGAGCGGGACACGCGCCGCCGACACGCTCGCGCTCACGCCCGACGACGAGGCCATCGTCGAGGGCAACGACGCGACACGCGTCGTCGTCGCGGTGCAGGACCGGCACGGCGTCGCGCGGGGCCGGACCAACGCGATCGTCGAGCTGCGCCTCGAGGGCCCGGCGGAGCTCGTCGGCGACCCGCGTATCGACCTCGCCGAGACCGGAGCCGTCGCGGCCGTCTGGGTGCGCTCGACCCCCGGCGCGACCGGGCGGGCGATCCTCACCGCCACCGCCGACGGCTTCGGCGCCGAGACCGCGATCATCGACATCCTGCCCGCCCGCTGA
- a CDS encoding sugar phosphate isomerase/epimerase family protein gives MRIAAFPKAFLHELIVDRSMTIFEWIELARTLGVDGLELHPGFFHEGGRAEIDAVGEALADAGFEMPMLCASPDFTHPDAAQRARERDHQADAIRLAAALGGDAPTCRVLSGQAHPQVAVEQGLDWATEAIEELLPLARELGVALCLENHYKASTWQYPEFAQRKPVFLELLSRIEDREWFGVQFDPSNALVAGEDSAAFLAEVVDRVFTMQASDRYLADGASLDALRLADGTIGYSPDLRHGVIGRGLNDYPRIFETLRGAGYDGWISIEDGVNGLGEMAESAAFLRAARDEWFGGSKDVDVAARRRATEEA, from the coding sequence ATGCGCATAGCCGCCTTCCCCAAGGCCTTCCTGCACGAACTCATCGTGGACCGTTCGATGACGATCTTCGAGTGGATCGAGCTCGCCCGCACGCTCGGTGTCGACGGTCTCGAGCTGCACCCGGGCTTCTTCCACGAGGGTGGGCGGGCCGAGATCGACGCCGTCGGCGAGGCGCTCGCCGACGCCGGGTTCGAGATGCCCATGCTCTGCGCCTCACCCGACTTCACGCACCCCGACGCCGCACAGCGGGCGCGGGAACGCGACCACCAGGCCGATGCGATCCGGCTCGCCGCGGCGCTCGGTGGCGACGCACCGACCTGCCGGGTGCTGTCGGGGCAGGCCCACCCGCAGGTCGCCGTCGAGCAGGGACTCGACTGGGCCACCGAGGCGATCGAGGAGCTGCTGCCGCTCGCCCGAGAGCTCGGCGTCGCGCTCTGTCTCGAGAACCACTACAAGGCGTCGACGTGGCAGTACCCCGAGTTCGCCCAACGCAAGCCGGTCTTCCTCGAGCTGCTCAGCCGGATCGAGGATCGCGAGTGGTTCGGCGTGCAGTTCGATCCCTCGAACGCGCTGGTCGCGGGCGAGGACTCCGCCGCCTTCCTCGCCGAGGTGGTCGACCGGGTGTTCACCATGCAGGCGTCGGACCGGTACCTCGCCGACGGCGCGAGCCTCGACGCGCTGCGCCTCGCCGACGGCACGATCGGCTACTCGCCGGACTTGCGGCACGGCGTGATCGGCCGCGGACTCAACGACTACCCGCGCATTTTCGAGACCCTGCGGGGCGCGGGGTATGACGGCTGGATCAGCATCGAGGACGGCGTGAACGGCCTGGGTGAGATGGCGGAGTCGGCGGCGTTCCTGCGCGCGGCCCGCGACGAGTGGTTCGGCGGTTCCAAGGATGTGGATGTCGCGGCACGGCGCCGCGCGACGGAGGAGGCATGA
- a CDS encoding SMP-30/gluconolactonase/LRE family protein gives MIAEQLTDPVVYHGEGAHWHEPWGGVRWVDMLAGDVLFRSDATGEIRRTPTGSRVAAMVRPRTGGGLVVATERGFLLWDAAEREEWRSADLIPADARFNEGAIDPLGRVLCGTIHDSREPGSADVWRLGVDRGATRILDGVTISNGLGFAADGSRAFYVDSRTRRVDVFDVDADGELVARRPFVVVPDEVVGNPDGLCVDAEGGVWVAFYNGGAARHYDRDGRLDAVVEVPGVSRVTSCALGGSSGTTLYLTTSREGLDDEAEPSAGALFVATADAPAVPVREAAL, from the coding sequence ATGATCGCCGAGCAGCTCACGGATCCCGTGGTCTACCACGGCGAAGGCGCGCATTGGCACGAGCCCTGGGGCGGGGTGCGCTGGGTCGACATGCTCGCGGGCGATGTGCTGTTCCGCAGCGATGCCACCGGCGAGATCCGCCGCACGCCGACCGGCTCGCGCGTGGCGGCGATGGTGCGCCCACGCACGGGCGGCGGTCTCGTCGTGGCCACCGAACGCGGCTTCCTGCTCTGGGACGCCGCGGAGCGCGAGGAGTGGCGATCGGCCGACCTCATCCCGGCCGACGCCCGCTTCAACGAGGGCGCGATCGATCCGCTGGGCCGGGTGCTGTGCGGCACCATCCACGACTCCCGTGAGCCGGGCAGTGCCGATGTGTGGCGCCTCGGCGTGGACCGCGGGGCGACGCGGATCCTCGACGGCGTGACGATCTCGAACGGCCTCGGCTTCGCAGCCGACGGATCGCGCGCGTTCTACGTCGACTCACGGACGAGGCGCGTGGACGTGTTCGACGTGGACGCCGACGGCGAGCTCGTCGCCCGCCGGCCCTTCGTCGTGGTGCCCGACGAGGTCGTGGGCAATCCCGACGGGCTCTGCGTCGACGCCGAAGGCGGGGTCTGGGTCGCGTTCTACAACGGGGGCGCGGCGCGGCACTACGACCGCGACGGCAGGCTGGACGCGGTGGTCGAGGTCCCGGGCGTCTCCCGCGTGACCTCGTGCGCGCTCGGCGGCTCGAGCGGCACCACGCTCTACCTCACGACCTCTCGCGAGGGACTCGACGACGAAGCCGAGCCCTCGGCGGGTGCGCTCTTCGTCGCGACGGCGGATGCGCCCGCCGTCCCGGTGCGAGAAGCCGCCCTCTGA